CAGAAGCGCTTCGGCGGCATCACCGGCGACACGTCGGGGTTCTTCGTGCAGACGCTCGAGCTGGCCATGCTGGCCGGCATGGCGCTGGGGCAGGCCGCGGAGATCGCGAGGTTCTCGCTGTGCAGATCCTTCTGATCCGCCATGGCGCGACGGCCAGCAACCTGAAACGTCTCTATCTCGGACGCTCCGACGAGCCGCTCTGCGAAGCCGGCGTCGAACAAGCCCGCGCGCGCTTCGCCGCCGGACTGCCGGCGGCGGAAAAAGTCTTCGTCAGTCCGCTGTTCCGCTGCCGCCAGACCGCCGCGATCCTTTTTCCGGACCGCGAGCCGATCGTGATCGAAACGTTCGCCGAGATCGACTTCGGCCGCTTCGAGGGACGAAGCCACGACGAGCTGATGCGCGACGAACCGGCTTACGCCCGCTGGCTCGATTCGCGCGGCGAAGGGGCGATTCCCGGCGGCGAAGACATGGCGTCGCTGCGTCGGCGCTGCCGCGACGGGTTCCTGGACATGGTCGCGCAGTCGCTCGGCTGCGCCCGGATCGCCGCGGTCGCCCACGGCGGCACGATCATGGCCGTCCTCGGCGAATTCTGCGAGCCGCCG
Above is a genomic segment from Pyramidobacter piscolens W5455 containing:
- a CDS encoding histidine phosphatase family protein, whose amino-acid sequence is MQILLIRHGATASNLKRLYLGRSDEPLCEAGVEQARARFAAGLPAAEKVFVSPLFRCRQTAAILFPDREPIVIETFAEIDFGRFEGRSHDELMRDEPAYARWLDSRGEGAIPGGEDMASLRRRCRDGFLDMVAQSLGCARIAAVAHGGTIMAVLGEFCEPPRAFYDGFVKNCGVVRCAWDGARLRLEGGDLS